In the Candidatus Cloacimonas sp. genome, ACTGCTTTAAGATGTAACGAGCTTATTCTCTAATTATTTGTTCCATAGAGGATTATCTAATAATCCTCTAACACTTCCGTAACACTGCTGTTACTTCGTTACTGGATTGCTACTCAGTTGTTACTGAGTTATAAGATAGTTTTGCAACCGAAGGTTAATAGCGAACCAGCAAAAAGTTAATGCAAAAGGAGTCAGAACTTTGGTAAGTTCCAACTCCTTTTAATGTGAACGGTCAGATATTTAGAGCGGAAATCACTTCTTTTTATATTGGTGGTTTTCCACTCATCTTCATCGTCATTTTATTTGCTAATAAGCTTTAATAGTGAAGGTCTCTAATTCCTTCTTTCATTTTCGCCAAATTATCTTTTACAGAAGATTGCATATTCGGATCATCAATCTTTTCCACTTCTTTATCAATCAATTCAAAACCCGCTTTTTTAGTTTTTTCGCTGGAGTAATCATATAAATATTCTGCAAAAGTGAGTAACGCATTGGGAGTGCAGAATTTTTTGACAAAGCCAGGGATGGCAAATTCCATAAAATGCTCTCCAGTTCTGCCTGCTCTGTAACATGAAGTGCAAAAAGAAGGAATATAGCCACCGGTGGCAAGTTCATAAATTACATCATCAAGAGTGCGTGTATCACCCAAGACAAATTGACTTTTGTGTTTGGAATCTTCGTCTTTATGTGCATAATCGCCAACTCCAATGCTGCTGCCCGCATCAATTTGTGAAATTCCATAGCGTAAAACCTCATCTCTAATTGCAATTGGCTCTCTGGCCGTAAGAATCATTCCTGTATAAGGAACGCTTAAACGAAGCGATGCTATGAGAAGTTTAAAATCATCGTCGGAAACTCTGAAGGGTGGGTGTTGAGTAAAATCCGTTCCAATAGCCGGCTCTATCCGCGGGAAAGAGATAGTATGAGGACCCACTCCAAAACGTTCTTCCAGATGAATGGTATGATAAAGCAAACCCATAACTTCAAAATGCCAATCGTAAAGCCCCATCAAAGCTCCGATTCCCAAATCGTCAATTCCGGCTTGCATAGCTCTATCCAAACTATCCAGTCGCCATAAAAAGTTACTTTTAGGACCGCGAGGATGCAGTTTTTTGTATGATTCTTCGTGGTATGTCTCCTGGAAAATCTGATATGTTCCAATGCCAACTGATTTGACAGTTCTAAAACCTTCAATATCTAAAGGTGCGGCGTTAATATTTACGCGACGGATTTCGCCTTTGTTGTGTTTTACATTATAAACGGTCTGAACCGTCTCAGCAATAAATTCAGGAGAATATTTAGGATGTTCTCCGTAAACCATAATCAAACGTTTGTGTCCGTTATCTTCCAATGATTCGGTTTCTG is a window encoding:
- the hydG gene encoding [FeFe] hydrogenase H-cluster radical SAM maturase HydG; this encodes MNINTEGVKSFIPTSEIETHLQKNRFADTIRIRDIIDKSLAKNRLNPDETAALINVTDPELKLQILEGAHTLKERIYGNRIVLFAPLYVGNECINDCVYCGFRISNKECNRATLSKEDLIAETESLEDNGHKRLIMVYGEHPKYSPEFIAETVQTVYNVKHNKGEIRRVNINAAPLDIEGFRTVKSVGIGTYQIFQETYHEESYKKLHPRGPKSNFLWRLDSLDRAMQAGIDDLGIGALMGLYDWHFEVMGLLYHTIHLEERFGVGPHTISFPRIEPAIGTDFTQHPPFRVSDDDFKLLIASLRLSVPYTGMILTAREPIAIRDEVLRYGISQIDAGSSIGVGDYAHKDEDSKHKSQFVLGDTRTLDDVIYELATGGYIPSFCTSCYRAGRTGEHFMEFAIPGFVKKFCTPNALLTFAEYLYDYSSEKTKKAGFELIDKEVEKIDDPNMQSSVKDNLAKMKEGIRDLHY